One Pectobacterium cacticida genomic window, CGGGGCTGGGTATCATCAGCCACAATATGACCGTCACGCTGGCGATTTTAGTGTTGCTGGCGATACGTATTACACCGTTGAATAGTTATTTCCCGTGGGTGGAAAAATATGGCCTGAGTATCGGTATCGTTATTTTGACGATTGGTGTGATGGCGCCGATTGCCAGTGGGAAAATTACCGCCAATGAAGTCATCCACTCCTTTTTGCATTGGAAATCCCTGCTGGCTATCCTCATTGGCGTTGTCGTGTCCTGGTTGGGTGGACGCGGCGTGTCGCTGATGAGCAATCAACCTTCCGTTGTGGCGGGGCTTCTGGTGGGGACGGTGATGGGCGTGGCGCTGTTTCGCGGCGTACCTGTTGGGCCGCTGATTGCCGCCGGGCTGCTCTCCTTACTGATTGGTAAAACCTGATCCGATGGGTGAGATGATGCGGCGTGATTTTCTCGCTAGCCAGCGTCAGCAGCACCGTTATGGCATCCGGCGATTGCTGGCGCTGAGTGGTGAAGCGGACTGGTGTGAACAGCAGGCGCTGGCGCTTAGTCGTCAATCAACTGGCGACTGGTTGTGGGTTAGCGAATCCCCGCCAGCTTCTGTTGTTTCGCTGCCAGCCAGTCGAGTACGGACGCTACTGGGACGCGAGTTGCTGCATGCGGTATTTGATGCGCGTAATGGCTTAGATGTTGAGGCGTTGGCGATGCTGTCCGGCACGTTACAGGCCGGTAGCTGGCTGATTATGCTGGTGCCGCCGTGGCAGTCATG contains:
- a CDS encoding DUF441 domain-containing protein; amino-acid sequence: MAYFDPTLLILLVLAGLGIISHNMTVTLAILVLLAIRITPLNSYFPWVEKYGLSIGIVILTIGVMAPIASGKITANEVIHSFLHWKSLLAILIGVVVSWLGGRGVSLMSNQPSVVAGLLVGTVMGVALFRGVPVGPLIAAGLLSLLIGKT